From a region of the Salvelinus alpinus chromosome 2, SLU_Salpinus.1, whole genome shotgun sequence genome:
- the LOC139568775 gene encoding nidogen-1-like has translation MDLHQRGWLGWATLFAIALSVNSLSKRDMFDYGEQAGDQLLEQGTDRTQEFILNQSMFFFDGAYDTVYINTNGFLAVEEPKVESEYLGKMPASFGMIAAFLGDLDNSDGVGKVYYRQDSRPSVLLRTTDHISQAFPQDDEINPTHALIITWENMAAHGVPGRGDGLDRKRNTFQLVVASMASASYAILFYPREGLQYISTPVAGQSEPVHTGFSQGLVQTWFSWSSSQGPYYRIATDDEASVRQLSEETNSGRRGVWVYEIGTSPIFSSITPGQVTNLSPEEGVASGQMESVPEFPPRNTGEQQEIEFPPYEHEEEEETPEPELPPTVHPVQYQPSYPVVPEPPQPSYPEPPQPSYPEPTQPSYPETTQPSYPEATQPSYLDPIEPRYPEPIQPRYLEPVQPAQPQPPRYEPQTPQVVVVDEDDDLDVDVFAYNSETCASNRQKCSSFADCKDYTNGYCCHCRPGFYGNGKNCVAEGKPQRMNGKVNGRVFVGNSPSALDFSNNDLHSYVVANDGRAYVAISTIPAGLGPSLQPLSSLGGVIGWAFALEQPGYENGFSIIGGVFSRQAEVTFLPGNERLTIKQEFKGIDEHDHLVVSTELEGRLPEVPRGSTVQIDPYKEIYQYGSNLITSSSNRDYTVSLPDGSVQTKTYQWRQTITYQSCPNDEEVRAVQSTQQLSVDQIFVMYDSGNQLIRYAMSNKIGSIHSGPPEQNPCFTGRHGCDTNAACRPGEGIQFTCECSTGFTGDGRQCYDIDECRETPEICGSHAICNNQPGTFRCECMDGFQFASDGKTCVEVDRPIDHCQRGTNNCDIPERARCSYTGASAYICSCLSGFVGDGYTCQDVDECEQGRCHRDAVCYNSQGSFACQCHPGFHGDGFQCTPGSPEREKTQCERDRESIQVSSNTGSLSFFRPRPAVSQYVPTCDQHGAYEPTQCHGSIGQCWCVDGNGQEIPNTRTGPGQRPLCIDQGVIPPPIGPTTRPDVSPVAPGTHLLFAQSGKIEQIPLDGYSMNKGEAKALLHLPDRVAIAVAYDCVEKMVYWSDITGPSISKASLEGGDTISLVTTDLESPEGLAIDHLARLMFWTDSMKDRIEVAKLDGSQRRVLFDTDLVNPRPIVTDPSNGRLYWADWNRDGPKIEMSNMDGTDRTVLVKDDLGLPNGLTYDPESQQLCWADAGTRKVQCMDPDGRNRRTIVEGIQYPFAIVSHGRNLYYTDWRREAVVAVDRTTDRETDEFLPQKRSRVYGIATAPTQCPQAYNYCSNNGGCSHLCLPRRGGFTCRCPDVVDGSCAERNL, from the exons ATCAACACCAATGGCTTTCTGGCAGTAGAAGAACCTAAGGTGGAGTCTGAGTACCTGGGAAAGATGCCTGCCAGCTTCGGAATGATAGCGGCTTTCCTCGGAGATCTGGACAACAGCGACGGAGTGGGGAAGGTGTACTACCGACAGGACAGCAGGCCCTCCGTGCTTCTCCGGACCACTGACCACATCAGCCAGGCATTCCCTCAGGACGACGAGATCAATCCCACCCACGCCTTAATCATCACATGGGAGAACATGGCGGCCCACGGCGTGCCTGGTCGAGGAGATGGGCTGGACAGAAAG AGAAACACCTTCCAGCTGGTGGTGGCGTCCATGGCGTCCGCCTCCTACGCCATCTTGTTCTACCCTAGGGAGGGGCTGCAGTACATCTCCACGCCTGTGGCGGGCCAGAGCGAGCCAGTCCACACCGGCTTCAGCCAAGGCCTGGTCCAGACCTGGTTCAGCTGGAGCAGCAGCCAGGGGCCCTACTACCGCATTGCCACCGACGACGAGGCGTCCGTCAGACAGCTCTCCGA GGAGACCAACTCAGGCAGGCGTGGTGTGTGGGTGTACGAGATCGGCACCTCCCCGATCTTCTCCTCCATCACCCCAGGCCAGGTCACCAACCTGTCCCCAGAGGAGGGCGTGGCAAGTGGGCAGATGGAGTCCGTGCCAGAGTTTCCACCCAGAAACACTGGAGAACAACAGGAGATTGAATTCCCTCCCTACGAgcacgaggaggaagaggagacacCTGAACCGGAGCTGCCCCCAACTGTCCACCCGGTCCAGTACCAGCCCAGTTACCCTGTTGTCCCTGAGCCGCCCCAGCCCAGCTACCCTGAGCCGCCCCAGCCCAGCTACCCTGAGCCGACCCAGCCCAGCTACCCTGAGACGACCCAGCCCAGCTACCCTGAGGCGACCCAGCCCAGCTACCTTGACCCGATCGAGCCCAGATACCCTGAGCCGATCCAGCCCAGATACCTTGAGCCTGTCCAGCCGGCCCAGCCGCAGCCACCACGCTACGAGCCTCAAACCCCACAGGTGGTGGTCGTGGATGAAGATGATGACCTTGATGTTGACG TGTTTGCGTACAATTCGGAGACATGCGCCAGTAACAGGCAGAAGTGCTCGTCCTTCGCTGACTGTAAGGACTACACCAATGGCTACTGCTGCCACTGTAGGCCTGGTTTCTATGGCAATGGCAAGAACTGTGTGGCTGAAG GTAAGCCCCAGCGGATGAACGGCAAAGTGAACGGCCGGGTGTTTGTGGGCAACTCGCCGTCGGCGCTGGATTTTTCCAACAACGACCTGCACTCGTACGTGGTGGCCAACGATGGGCGCGCTTACGTGGCCATCAGTACCATTCCGGCCGGCCTGGGACCCTCCCTGCAGCCCCTGTCCTCCCTGGGAGGGGTCATCGGCTGGGCCTTCGCTCTGGAGCAGCCCGGCTATGAGAACGGCTTCAGCATCATCG GTGGTGTGTTCTCCAGGCAGGCCGAGGTGACCTTCTTACCGGGCAACGAGAGGCTGACCATCAAGCAGGAGTTCAAGGGCATCGACGAGCACGACCACCTGGTGGTGAGCACCGAGCTGGAGGGCCGTCTCCCTGAGGTCCCACGCGGCTCCACTGTCCAGATCGACCCCTACAAGGAGATCTACCAGTATGGCAGCAACC TgatcacctcctcctccaaccgCGACTACACCGTGAGCCTACCGGATGGCAGTGTCCAGACCAAGACCTACCAGTGGCGTCAGACCATCACCTACCAGAGCTGTCCCAATGACGAGGAGGTCAGGGCCGTGCAGTCTACCCAGCAGCTCAGCGTCGACCAGATCTTCGTCATGTACGACTCGGGCAACCAGCTGATCCGCTACGCTATGAGCAACAAGATCGGCTCCATCCACA GTGGCCCACCAGAGCAGAACCCATGTTTCACCGGCAGACACGGCTGCGACACCAACGCCGCCTGCAGACCCGGAGAAGGCATCCAGTTCACCTGCGAGTGTTCCACTGGTTTCACTGGGGACGGACGTCAGTGCTATG ACATTGACGAGTGCAGAGAGACGCCCGAGATCTGTGGTTCTCACGCCATATGCAACAACCAACCGGGAACATTCCGCTGCGAGTGTATGGACGGTTTCCAGTTCGCCAGCGATGGCAAGACCTGTGTCG AAGTGGACCGTCCCATAGACCACTGCCAGAGGGGTACCAATAACTGCGACATCCCAGAGAGGGCACGTTGTAGCTACACGGGGGCGTCTGCCTATATCTGCTCCTGTCTGTCCGGCTTCGTGGGTGATGGTTATACTTGCCAGG ACGTTGACGAGTGTGAGCAAGGTCGCTGTCACCGGGACGCcgtctgttataactctcagggcTCCTTCGCCTGTCAGTGCCACCCTGGTTTCCATGGCGACGGCTTCCAGTGTACTCCCGGCTCCCCGG AGCGTGAGAAGACGCAgtgcgagcgagacagagaaagcATCCAGGTCTCCTCCAACACAGGCTCGCTTTCCTTCTTCCGCCCACGCCCTGCCGTCAGTCAGTACGTTCCTACCTGCGACCAGCATGGTGCCTACGAGCCTACCCAGTGCCACGGTAGCATTGGGCAGTGCTGGTGTGTGGACGGCAATGGTCAGGAGATCCCGAACACTAGAACTGGCCCCGGCCAAAGACCTTTGT GTATTGACCAGGGAGTTATTCCTCCCCCGATCGGACCCACCACCAGGCCGGATGTCTCTCCTGTGGCCCCAGGGACCCACCTGCTCTTTGCCCAGAGCGGGAAGATCGAGCAAATCCCCCTGGACGGATACAGCATGAACAAAGGAGAGGCCAAAGCCCTGCTGCACCTGCCT GACAGAGTGGCGATCGCTGTGGCCTACGACTGTGTGGAGAAGATGGTGTACTGGTCGGACATCACAGGGCCCTCCATCAGTAAGGCcagcctggagggaggagacaccATCTCTCTTGTCACAACAG ACCTGGAGAGCCCAGAGGGTTTGGCTATCGACCACCTGGCCCGCCTAATGTTCTGGACGGACTCCATGAAGGACAGGATTGAGGTGGCCAAACTGGACGGAAGCCAGCGCCGTGTTCTCTTCGACACCGACCTGGTCAACCCCCGGCCCATCGTCACTGACCCCTCCAATGG acgactctactgggCAGACTGGAACAGAGACGGGCCCAAGATCGAGATGTCCAACATGGACGGAACCGACAGGACAGTCTTGGTTAAGGACGACCTGGGGCTGCCCAACGGCCTGACATACGACCCTGAGAGCCAGCAACTGTGCTGGGCCGACGCTG GTACTCGTAAGGTACAGTGTATGGACCCCGATGGTAGGAACCGTAGGACTATTGTGGAGGGGATTCAGTATCCTTTCGCCATCGTATCCCATGGGAGGAACCTTTACTACACTGACTGGAGAAG GGAGGCGGTGGTAGCCGTGGACCGCACAACGGACAGAGAGACGGATGAGTTTCTGCCACAGAAGCGTTCGCGAGTGTACGGCATTGCCACGGCCCCAACTCAATGCCCACAAG